The following are encoded together in the Triticum dicoccoides isolate Atlit2015 ecotype Zavitan chromosome 6B, WEW_v2.0, whole genome shotgun sequence genome:
- the LOC119326149 gene encoding uncharacterized protein LOC119326149 translates to MGETEMDSMQMDAGSTSKDRAVGKRKKRVPRIGKKAEEPSVRKTVKETRRRPPPVYKVTLPVFERHRFEFNKWWMQLWGDLIGSMENKTTIPSARFTDVASGMSSGCPVTTLQPFEVKISPKENSGLTWPLHVYGYVAARDLVDYKRNIIFERGRDNCQIITDGFPYLALTGPARAVVLDDPVYFEIDLKVKGIGQSEDQDLIFVADSFSNPQPLESALFNRAFTGKISTVELTFGQIIKSVEAAVSMKVVHGSWPDGFRGCFAAKTASINDFTIGLLVIGDNGLPRADDGTIKLQRHVVCAEIGQGDYLEVFVRAYGVGGQQLYDTIYFTPQERGRLKGALNVDTCEIEVTISWSLIMSF, encoded by the exons ATGGGAGAGACTGAGATGGATTCGATGCAGATGGATGCGGGGTCGACAAGCAAGGATAGGGCGGTCGGGAAGAGGAAGAAAAGGGTACCTAGGATTGGAAAGAAGGCAGAGGAACCGAGCGTGAGGAAGACGGTCAAGGAAACGCGTCGCCGGCCGCCGCCAGTATACAAGGTCACATTGCCTGTCTTTGAACGACATCGCTTCGAGTTCAACAAATGGTGGATGCAATTATGGGGCGATCTGATCGGTTCCATGGAGAATAAAA CAACTATCCCCAGCGCGCGGTTCACGGATGTTGCTTCCGGCATGTCCTCCGGCTGCCCCGTCACCACTCTGCAGCCCTTTGAAGTCAAAATCTCACCCAAAGAGAACTCAGGTTTAACCTGGCCGCTGCATGTGTATGGTTATGTCGCCGCACGTGATTTGGTGGATTACAAGCGCAATATCATCTTTGAGCGTGGAAGGGATAACTGCCAGATCATCACTGACGGG TTTCCATACCTAGCACTGACTGGTCCTGCACGTGCTGTTGTGCTGGATGATCCTGTGTACTTTGAGATTGACCTCAAAGTGAAAGGAATCGGGCAATCTGAGGATCAAGATCTAATCTTTGTTGCTGATTCGTTCAGTAATCCTCAGCCGCTTGAGTCAGCCCTGTTTAACCGTGCCTTCACGGGCAAGATCAGCACGGTTGAGTTGACATTTGGCCAAATTATTAAGTCAGTAGAGGCCGCAGTCAGTATGAAAGTCGTCCATGGGTCATGGCCAGATGGTTTCCGTGGTTGTTTTGCTGCAAAAACTGCCAGTATAAATGACTTCACAATTGGGTTGCTTGTGATCGGTGATAATGGGTTGCCTCGTGCTGACGATGGCACTATTAAGCTACAACGCCATGTTGTTTGTGCTGAAATTGGACAGGGAGACTACCTGGAAGTTTTTGTCCGTGCTTATGGTGTTGGTGGGCAACAATTATATGACACTATATATTTTACACCTCAGGAACGTGGTAGACTCAAAGGTGCACTTAATGTTGATACATGTGAGATTGAGGTCACTATATCCTGGTCCCTTATCATGTCATTCTAG